The proteins below come from a single Miscanthus floridulus cultivar M001 chromosome 1, ASM1932011v1, whole genome shotgun sequence genomic window:
- the LOC136508735 gene encoding trans-cinnamate:CoA ligase, peroxisomal-like, whose amino-acid sequence MDQLPKRPANYVPLSPVGFLPRANAVYGDRASVIYGRVRFTWSQTYQRCRRLASELLSLGVRRGDVVSVLAPNVPAMYEMHFAVPMAGAVLNTINTRLDAGAVATILRHSGAKLFFVDYDYVRLASDALRLLAADGTPAVPLVAVIDDIDSPTGARLGELEYEALVAHGDPDAELPPLEDEWDAVTLNYTSGTTSAPKGVVYSHRGAYLSTTSLLLQWGVTTEAVYLWTLPMFHCNGWTFTWGMAARGGVNVCIRDARPADIYRAIARHRVTHMCCAPVVFSILLEGDGATRQLETPVHVLTGGAPPPAALLERVERIGFKVTHAYGLTEATGPALACEWRDQWDRLPLPERARLKARQGVSVLSLADADVKNADTMVSVPRDGKTVGEIVLRGSSVMKGYLNNPEANDNAFRGGWFLTGDVGVVHQDGYIEIKDRSKDVIISGGENICSKEVEEVLFRHPAVADAAVVAMPHPRWGETPCAFVVPRNNAAELSEDDVLAFCKKRMARFMVPKKVEVVGALPRNALGKVEKVKLRQAARKLAPTVPAQKPKGKTTTSSTTVGGRREEQPVAHIMAVSRL is encoded by the coding sequence ATGGACCAGCTCCCCAAGCGCCCGGCCAACTACGTGCCGCTGAGCCCCGTGGGGTTCCTGCCGCGCGCCAATGCCGTCTACGGCGACCGCGCGTCCGTCATCTACGGACGCGTCCGCTTCACCTGGAGCCAGACGTACCAGCGCTGCCGCCGCCTCGCGTCCGAGCTGCTGTCCCTCGGCGTCCGCAGGGGCGACGTCGTCTCCGTGCTCGCGCCCAACGTGCCGGCCATGTACGAGATGCACTTCGCCGTGCCCATGGCCGGCGCCGTGCTCAACACCATCAACACGCGCCTCGACGCCGGCGCCGTCGCCACCATCCTGCGCCACTCGGGGGCAAAGCTCTTCTTTGTCGACTACGACTACGTGCGCCTCGCCAGCGACGCGCTTCGCCTCCTCGCCGCCGACGGCACTCCCGCCGTCCCGCTCGTCGCCGTCATCGACGACATTGACTCGCCCACGGGGGCCCGCCTCGGAGAGCTCGAGTACGAGGCGCTTGTCGCGCACGGCGACCCCGACGCGGAGCTCCCGCCGCTCGAAGACGAGTGGGACGCCGTCACGCTCAACTACACCTCCGGCACCACGTCCGCGCCCAAGGGCGTCGTCTACAGCCACCGCGGGGCGTACCTGAGCACCACCAGCCTGCTGCTGCAGTGGGGGGTGACCACCGAGGCCGTCTACCTCTGGACGCTCCCCATGTTCCACTGCAACGGCTGGACCTTCACCTGGGGCATGGCGGCGCGCGGCGGCGTCAACGTCTGCATCCGCGACGCGCGCCCCGCCGACATCTACCGCGCCatcgcgcgccaccgcgtcacccACATGTGCTGCGCGCCCGTCGTCTTCAGCATTCTCCTTGAGGGCGACGGCGCCACCAGGCAGCTCGAAACCCCCGTGCACGTCCTCACCGGCGGCGCGCCGCCGCCTGCCGCGCTGCTGGAGCGCGTCGAGCGGATCGGCTTCAAGGTCACGCACGCCTACGGCCTCACGGAGGCGACGGGGCCTGCGCTCGCGTGCGAGTGGCGGGACCAGTGGGACCGCCTCCCGCTCCCGGAGCGCGCGCGCCTCAAGGCGCGCCAGGGGGTCAGCGTCCTGtccctcgccgacgccgacgtcaaGAACGCCGACACCATGGTCAGCGTGCCCCGCGACGGCAAGACCGTCGGGGAGATCGTCCTGCGGGGCAGCAGCGTCATGAAGGGCTACCTCAACAACCCGGAGGCGAACGACAACGCCTTCAGGGGCGGCTGGTTCCTCACCGGCGACGTTGGCGTCGTGCACCAGGACGGCTACATCGAGATCAAGGACCGGTCAAAGGACGTGATCATCAGCGGCGGCGAGAACATCTGCagcaaggaggtggaggaggtgctgTTCCGCCACCCGGCAGTGGCCGacgcggcggtggtggcgatgcCGCACCCCCGCTGGGGCGAGACGCCCTGCGCTTTTGTCGTACCCAGGAACAACGCTGCCGAACTCAGCGAGGACGACGTGCTCGCGTTCTGCAAGAAGCGCATGGCGCGCTTCATGGTTCCCAAGAAGGTGGAGGTCGTCGGAGCGCTACCTAGGAACGCGCTCGGAAAGGTTGAGAAGGTCAAGCTCCGGCAGGCGGCACGGAAGCTGGCGCCCACCGTACCGGCGCAGAAGCCGAAGGGGAAGACGACGACCTCCTCGACGACGGTCGGCGGTCGCCGCGAGGAGCAGCCGGTGGCGCACATCATGGCGGTGTCAAGGCTCTAG